The Schistocerca nitens isolate TAMUIC-IGC-003100 chromosome 2, iqSchNite1.1, whole genome shotgun sequence nucleotide sequence gcccgacattgaaaataggtacaacatacttcattattcttctctgaacaacatatttttttctaataataactcaatttcaattaatacagcgaagccggataccagtgtgggaaagaatgacagtttatttatttaattgatcacatgtgcactcccacaaaataaatccctacatccagtttggtgagatctgtgaaatgaatgaatgtatggtcgtctgctaaccgcagatagtgaatgtgaatatatgatcatccttGAGACGAtcatttggccacctttggtggaaccaaagagatgaaacttaccggagctttgagcgcctgaaatgtggctgaccgatacggtagcatggtcttcccccacctcgacagaggtgcgagagaacctgaagaacggccatgtttcagcactctgccgctggatcttgtgctgttaagacctgttttagttgtgctctgtaaagacaaaagagtggagacatggtatgcatgtggaatatttaagagtagtttgaaataataatttctctatttcaggaacttttgtggggagaattaaatgtcacgcaggtaatattaatgggattgtagtaatcttcggaagtgaccaacggtcacaatgaaaccacgtgtagcaataagttgaaatacttccgtgtgcttaagttaagctgaattattagcgtgtgtacaataagttgaaatatttaagaaatagcgtgtataccataagttgaaatatttaagaaatggcatgtgcaggacttgaaattagagacgagtacttccacgtggtgagtactgtgtgagtctcaatctgtgtatgagacaaaggataaagagaagtactcgtccatggtatcagttgaggactcgcgtgtgtgatgaatatgttcttaatattactttgtgtgatatgattccgtgtgatgctagattcaaactctgagagagaagcaaggtgagtcggccgtctatccagcaacgccacttggcttgcattgcacaggaagacgtgcatatatctccagagttcatagtaggaaagtagaattacaaagtggggcagtgtcgtgtgaaactgggataaatactaactgaagtgggaaagctgaaagtgatagtgttgtgactatttattgtattgtatttcatgttgtagtgtggtgtatgtcatgtagtttgggtatgtgtggtttgcatgggagagtagcaaggtagtttcaaaagattagtgggttatgcttgttccttctgtaccgctcgatctggaggaaagtttcgtgatgatgattgtgagagtcgaagtgtgagatataataaaatatccaccatcctatccagaaagtgcactgtagcgttaaataattatgagaccataatatagagattcaccaatgtaaagccatgcccactgggcggaatttctcatgtgttattgttgtacattatagaatttgtgtgtttaggttatagaatttatcggaataaagaagatagtgaaaagaaaaagattggtggccttttccttcgaagtgtatgttgtcatgatatccagaatttataatgtgtgcaccactcatattcagtgcgatggccacgtgttgacaaaagccgttaaacaaaaaagaaagaaaatgtggtattgccagtgtgtagtgaacagtcagagttctgtaaattactgatagtcagatgcgtgtttccgttgcgtattaattatataggaggataacttgtaacttaattgtgagtactagagttcatgttactcgataaataagaatgaatccactcgcttggcagaccactcatcttgcaggcctgactgcttgatgccacagtatgagcaagccatgtgggtgcctctcataatttcgaccctgccaggatattttgccaggatattttgccaggatatttttttctgttagggtttgctgttaagattttttttatttgatggaatatattgtgatagcgctaagaagtaaaattttttttgtttgcaatttctttctggattggtgaggatcttttattttttttatgtaattaattgctatatcgtccaaggctggaagatcgttgcataattttttttgcgtaatgtccgttgtaactaggtcgcagtcgaaaagtgtagtcaccatggagaatagtgattctggcgtgaacgtagcagtgcagcaggaagtaggtgtcgaccttgggttaatgagcgagatcggcaaacactcggaaggggctgaattgttcagcggaccgcggctaggtgatcctttatgcagcGGGTTTTGTTcccaatcgggggcttttcccgacgacacgggcgagccgggactaggtcaggtatgcagtgaaagtgcagctacccttagcgaagctacggtttctcaggcgaacgaggtgagcgcgtcgaaagtagcaaatgacaatgtgctactgcagtttttacagaggatggatagagataataaggaaagattggaagcgatgaatagagatactaaggaaagattggaagcaaataaggaaagattggagccaaataaggaaagattggaggcaatggataagggaaataaagaggcaatgagaaagctacacacagttatcgatgagcgtctgtccgcagttaataatcggttagatgagggggagaagaatctggatgcgccgaagcaagtatgtgatgctgtgaaagaaaaagccaataatttggagggacgaataagtgcaatagagagcgatattacagaaagtagggacgtgttgccggattagcgaatcaaagagatagtggaggacttacttgcagataaacaaggggcattagacagcgtggaagctcaagtcacacggcaggaagtggcgctaaataaacacagggatgaagttgctgAGGtactggtcagaatgaatacgattagcgcagatgtagaaaagatcagtataagaggcaaaacaggctctgacagtacgcagcgagaggtttatgctgaccaggaggagatacaatcactattacagtttaaagaggcacaattagaaacaaataggaaacatagggaagaaatagcacagttgcaattagcgtgcagaagtgaaggtgaaacaccaccaggtagactgcagagggagagtgagataaattcaaaaaacgaaaataggcagaaagaggaagacgaactcagagagttagaagaacggttgtgtcggataaaacaggtggcaaacccaactgggtatagtccaaggtcggaaaacataaatgcggaagaagaatgtaggaggcacttgttttccggatcctgataattaccagcatccatgcctgtggctgtctcaatttcaagattcgttaccttcatcgtggggaccgttcctcaaaatgaagtttgtgtgtaaccatttgagggacgaggctagagcgaaaatgcaggaagttattaaagactgtagagctacgagatattttgtgacaagtttttaaatgaattctggtcgaaaagtaagcaggaccaggttaagcaaagcatattgatgatgccaaattgtaacgaaggtggtataagagatccagtgtcgtgctatcaggaaatgctgagacgaaataggtatttggatgtgacatacgaacctggggagctcattaggatctgtatagcgaagttgccagtgaaattgcgcagagatatagcgatagcaggcagaggcgtagacgatgggatgtcaggaagtatgacggaatagactggtcgaatgagtcatgaacaggagtcgacagagtggtgtatgtacgtattttttgtcatatgaataaggatcaagcagaaacgacgtgatgattaatgagtggataaagatggtagatagagaaatgacgtgataaatagtagtggataaaggtgatatttaaggagagaagcgacgtgaagcagtgtggttaataaagagagattcgacgtgatgaaacagtggtaaataaaagtgagtagaactaataatgtggagatgtcttagatgtatgttacagagaggcctgtgtatgctgcaatcgagattgatgcgaatggcgaaggaagaccacgaaatgatggagtaatcgacggacggagagccgaaatacgaatgaagagatgaggacaactgcacaacgtgaagggacataaagggagtatgcgatccagatggtgaacgttgtggaatactgacgtaaaatgtaatataagtgtaaatctaattcttaccataacacttgtaatatgaaaaaaaataacttttgttgttgttgttggagcctggtaccagtataactaatcaaaacggtaccaagaatgtgtacagttattttgcaggatgaataatttgtgtattttttgttcttagatgaaatgtcgcaattctaagttgatgtttaggaggatgaataatcggtaaagtgaatgcagaggtaagccgatggagagaggtgccagagtgaaaggacgaattcggagactggaatgctatctccaaaacagcttcatgtgttatgtggttgagtgtaagggagcaaaggtatggtatgttgtcgtgagtgtggtggtgttaaggttagctgacttctagacctattctgttagtgtattaatgggttgaatgagaaggaaaatgtgatgtctggtgagtgagagtcgtagagtagtgtgatcaatgcgcacactcctgtaaaggggatgctaccgatccataactaaagcattattgtgtattgtttgatttggatgaacctcgatggcaggtcaggatctgacatcatgtggatggttcatacatgtcctagaaatgttgttatatataataaaaaggtaaaatatataaaaagatactaatttcagtctgtcacaagcacaaaggtgcattgtacgttgtagatttagagtcatcagtttctaaaatgtttattgtgttaggatgttaaagtagtttactatttaacaacatgtggtaggtaattgtgagctgtgtagattatttcttatttttttgttagaacactttcaacgggtattaatttcagtctgtcacaagcacaaaggttcacagtatattgtagttttagaatcaacagtttctaatattttcactgtgatgggatgttagagtagtctactatttgatatggtaattatgagctgtatagattgtttcttattcctttttttttttttttacactttcatgttttgtatgagggacgacaggtacaaccaatagcacaagtgtgggttgtatatagaaaagggataaatgttgatgttgtatgtgtagaaaactaggatgtatgattttatgtttttttagaacaaagattcttttattaccaatgcatctaatagatcatacatgtaatcaatgagtatctAAATACTGTGTGagtatccttttgtctgtaatgttgcgagatgcacggaagggtctgactgattgggtgtcatagcactgaggtgctacgcagaacgcgcccataccgctagccGGAGGTCAAGCTGACGTCGGCATGGGAGAGAGGTGACAGAGCCgcggcgctccccactccactgccggtcggggtacactccacgcgcccgctacagcaggtcaacggcctggggcgacacgcacgtaccactggccattcataagttccgccatccttacgactggggaaagtatcccgcggaggcaacagcaggtggtttcttctgctcaacggctcacgcggcggcgccacggcagaatgaacgacgagcggcagagtccggcgggcattttttaccagcaactattaactagtgctggactgtggagccgtgaaacaagatgactgctcgtatgtctccataaggtggaaagtgaaggactgatgtttccacgttgtgagtggcagaaaagattttgtctttagcagacaggacgattgttttgttttgtcttgaccaccgaACGGTGGGATCCatgaacttttggcagtgacttgttaagtgtgctttgtgaattgcatgtgggacgctttgtatacttaaagaggacagttgtcgtttggtgactaattattgtatgagcgcaagaaactaaagtgggacattgacatttgcatttgtagtaggagacatttctttaattggcgcgggaataagtgctgtttgttggaacttacgacttttaattacaccatgaactgaaaggacagaaccgtgggtaatagtagttgtagggccatttctggatgaccagattcgtgtggatggtactctgagagtgactatgacatttgtgtttaatgagttcaaaatgccgatttgagtgacttaaagagtttaatccgggtaaccatgggagagctttgacaccgagacagtgtttctagggaacctgtcagcaacttttttgaccccaagaaaatcacagaatgaaatgattccgtctGACTCGCAAGagagggaataatgtatttgtacttgtaattgtgtaaattttttttatgtgtttcattcctgaagggacagcaagtgtaattgtatttcattaacatttgtgtttagaatagttagtgtttttttttgtttgttctgggttaacaagttcacgtagcatgtttattagaatatttggtacaatgatgctttaattattagccagtggcgtaatacgaacatagcggctcttgttgcattggtcagtaaggttgtcacaggggacaagagtttgcattgcacaacaaataccggaattaactgatgcatttgatgtcgtggacagtaatgatcttgttggtgtgttgactgaagccacttatttgcactATCACAggggtgatatttcacattaaagtgtaacgaaggctagtcgaaatgcaagttcttgtcgtctaaatgcttACTATTCAAATTGCCCTCCAGCCAGGGTTGTGTTATCCAGACAGCGCGATTCTCGTACCAACCTCATGAAATTCTcgtattttaataaaaattcttgtacgttttgaaaattttttattcgtagtatatatatatatatatatatatatatatatatatatatatatatatatatatacagctttacaaaaccttatttacaaatgaataaaacTATGAACAAGAATTTGTAATTATGTAACAAATTCGATGTCtacatcttcttcttcctgtttcGTTTTATAAAGAGTGTCCAACGTCATTTTCTCGTACATTTCGTGTGTTGGCTCAAAAGTTTCACATCTTCTGTTGTTACCTGGTCGTTCTTTAATGCATTCAGAGGCAAGAAGTGCTCCATTTAGTGTACTGGTTTGGAGTCTGTTCCTAATTTTGGTTTTCATGAGGTTTACCTGAAGTTGAATATGAAACTTCAATAACCTGACAAGTATGAAATCATATTATTAACTAGTTATTAGCTTCATTGCTTTACATACCTTAGAAAAAACTCTTTCGGAGTCTGCATTTGAATGAGGTAAACTCAGAATTGAGAGAGCGAAAACGCTCAATTCCTTAAATTCTTTAGATTCGTTATTTAATATAGTCCACATTTTATCTGGTGATTGTTCCTTTTGTAATGAGTCTGGGAGACAAGCCAAAACCAGAGGGAGATGCCTCCACTGGTCATCTGTAGTTTGTGCTAAATCGAGATCTGAGGGAGGAATTATACGTGGCAACAGTTCCATTAAAGGCATGAGTGAAGGTGTATTTGTAAAGGGCATTTGTAGGTTTGAGTGCCGCTAGTTTGGACAGCACTTTATCTTCCATATCATACCGTAATTTGATCTGGCACGAAGGTGTCtgtaatatttgagaattaatagctctCGTTAGGTATGCCACACATAAACACAGAAATGTATAGAAAACAATAAACAACAAATTATATATGATTTCAGGCAAACGAGGTGTACTCACCACAAGAAAGTTCCTGCATCGATGATAAAAATCCTTGATAAGATGTGGATGATTCTTTATTTCTGGTGTGCCAACGTTCTTCAGAATTTTCACACCCAAATGCAGTTGTGAATCTTCCAGATGATGAGCTGCATTTTTTGGGTCAACATCACTGAGATTTTTTCGCATGACATAAGTGCGTTTCATGAAATACAGAAGTATTTCTGTATAGAGAGCTCTAATCTTGTCATGAAGGTCAACAATTACTACTGCTCTAGACTGGAAATACTCGTTGAAAGTAGTAAATTTTGGTATAATCCACTCTAAGAACATATAATACATTTTTGCAAAGCAgtcatgtaaacagttaaaaacttaTTCAGCACTTAGAACTCGCTCAGAAAGCCATTTTTGGTTAAAAAACAGTATTAGAGCATCCCAGTTTTCCAGCACCGCGATCATTGACAGCCAACGTGTCTGTGAAGGATGTAGTAATTTTTGTGGTTCCAAGTTTAAAAATACCtggaataaaacataatgtttAGCCTATTTCCACACGATCGGACGTAAAATAAAGTCTATGAGATATAAAATGCTACAATACCTGAAATTCCTTGAACTCTGCCTGCCTCTTCGCACTGAGTttgaaaaaaccataaatattccTCACGAGGTCCTCACAAGCTCTTGGAAGGTTCTTGCACGCCTCGCTTGCGCATATATGCACTGAATGACAAACACACTTCATTACAAAAATTCCCGGGCAGCTATCTCGGAATCTGCTTGCTACAGAATTACGAACTCCCAtcataaaaaaaatggctgtgagcattatgggacttaacatctgtggtcatcagtcccctagaacttagaactacttaaacctaactaacctaaggacatcacacacatccatgcccgaggcaggattcaaacctgtgtccgtagcggtcacgcggttccaaactgaggcgcttagaaccgcacggccacaccggtcggctcgaACTCCCATCACAGTATTGCAACCATCTGCTCCAAAGCCAATAATATTGGCAAATGGAATGTTATGCTGTTGAAACGTTTTTACTATACCATTGTATAGATTTTCTGCAGTAGAAGCTTTCTCAACATTTAAGTCtccatcttcatatacactcctggaaatggaaaaaagaacacattgacaccggtgtgtcagacccaccatacttgctccggacactgcgagagggctgtacaagcaatgatcacacgcacggcacagcggacacaccaggaaccgcggtgttggccgtcgaatggcgctagctgcgcagcatttgtgcaccgccgccgtcagtgtcagccagtttgccgtggcatacggagctccatcgcagtctttaacactg carries:
- the LOC126235056 gene encoding uncharacterized protein LOC126235056, with translation MTLKRHKARAIVSNVTGTSHKEVLAKKLKHAKFSIMTDESTDIGTVKNSCVAIRFYDKDSGESVYEDGDLNVEKASTAENLYNGIVKTFQQHNIPFANIIGFGADGCNIMMGVRNSVASRFRDSCPGIFVMKCVCHSVHICASEACKNLPRACEDLVRNIYGFFKLSAKRQAEFKEFQVFLNLEPQKLLHPSQTRWLSMIAVLENWDALILFFNQKWLSERVLSAE